From Plasmodium chabaudi chabaudi strain AS genome assembly, chromosome: 12, the proteins below share one genomic window:
- a CDS encoding mitochondrial-processing peptidase subunit alpha, putative (term=annotation;date=20160729;qualifier=removed_product=mitochondrial processing peptidase alpha subunit, putative;qualifier=added_product=mitochondrial-processing peptidase subunit alpha, putative;qualifier=added_GO:0006627;qualifier=added_GO:0017087;qualifier=added_GO:0005739;qualifier=added_literature=pmid:27458014;curatorName=ucb@sanger.ac.uk;~pfam_scan;Pfam:PF05193.17; E()=2.4E-35;score=122.1;query 271-454;description=Peptidase_M16_C;~pfam_scan;Pfam:PF00675.16; E()=3.1E-23;score=82.2;query 115-261;description=Peptidase_M16;~iprscan;InterPro:IPR011765 : Peptidase M16, N-terminal;Pfam:PF00675; score=3.2E-23;query 115-261;description=Peptidase M16, N-terminal;~iprscan;InterPro:IPR011249 : Metalloenzyme, LuxS/M16 peptidase-like, metal-binding;Superfamily:SSF63411; score=4.25E-35;query 105-316;description=Metalloenzyme, LuxS/M16 peptidase-like;~iprscan;InterPro:IPR011249 : Metalloenzyme, LuxS/M16 peptidase-like, metal-binding;Superfamily:SSF63411; score=2.67E-39;query 323-529;description=Metalloenzyme, LuxS/M16 peptidase-like;~iprscan;InterPro:IPR007863 : Peptidase M16, C-terminal;Pfam:PF05193; score=3.0E-35;query 271-454;description=Peptidase M16, C-terminal), with translation MNTNIQKLKLVLNKTKFGKKSYSHDASKLKRNPNLEKLYTGDKHDFSKVIFKKEQIEDVIKEVKFDYYYFNEGKKNKYKDIPLNVSIIKESDIPPYKPVDDKLNFSILENDLKIISTNKNSGVCSIGLYIKCGSRYEEISDKINEQGMSVMIENMAFHSTAHLSHLRAIKSLEKIGANVSCNAFREHIVYTCECLNEYLPVVINLLIGNVLFPRFLSWEMKNNVNRLNTMRAKLFENNEMYITELLHNTAWYNNTLGNKLYVSESNIENYTSENLRNFMLKHFSPKNMTLVGVNVDHNELTKWTSRAFQDYVPIPYVKQNEVTPNYTGGFVSVEDKNIKKTNIAIAYETKGGWKTSDMITLTVLQTLMGGGGSFSTGGPGKGMYSRLFLNVLNNYNFIESCMAFSTQHSDTGLFGLYFTGDPANTKDIINSMALEFHKMNKCTDEELNRAKKSLKSFMWMSLEYKSILMEDIARQMMILNRILSGKQLCDAIDAVTKEDINRVVSQFLKTKPTVVVYGNISHSPHYDEICKMLG, from the exons atgaacacaaatatacaaaagCTGAAACTTGTTCTtaacaaaacaaaatttggTAAAAAATCCTATAGTCATGATGCTTCCAAGTTAAAAAGAAATccaaatttagaaaaattatacacaGGGGATAAACATGATTTTAGCAaagttatatttaaaaaagaacaaATAGAGGACGTAATAAAAGAGGTCAaatttgattattattattttaatgaaggaaaaaaaaacaaatataaagatataCCATTGAATGTTTCGATAATTAAAGAGTCCGACATACCACCTTATAAGCCTGTTGATgacaaattaaatttttctatccttgaaaatgatttaaaaataatttcgaccaataaaaatagcgGAGTTTGTTCCATAG gattatacataaaatgtGGGTCCAGGTATGAAGAAATAAGcgacaaaataaatgaacaGGGAATGAGTGTAATGATTGAAAATATGGCATTTCATAGTACTGCTCATTTATCCCATTTAAGAGCCATAAAAagtttagaaaaaataggaGCCAATGTTAGCTGTAATGCTTTTCGAGAGCatattgtatatacatGTGAATGcttaaatgaatatttaccAGTGGTTATAAATTTACTAATAGGGaatgttttatttccacgttttttatcatgggaaatgaaaaataatgttaacAGATTAAATACTATGAGAGCAAAATTGTTTGAGAACAACGAAATGTATATAACAgaattattacataataCAGCTTggtataataatacattaggtaataaattatatgtatctGAATcgaatatagaaaattatacatCTGAAAATTTAAGAAATTTTATGCTAAAGCATTTTTCCCCTAAAAATATGACATTAGTTGGTGTCAATGTTGATCACAATGAATTAACAAAATGGACTTCCAGAGCTTTTCAAGATTATGTTCCAATACCATATgttaaacaaaatgaagtAACTCCAAATTATACTGGAGGTTTTGTAAGTGttgaagataaaaatataaaaaaaaccaACATTGCTATAGCATATGAAACCAAAGGAGGATGGAAAACATCTGATATGATCACATTAACAGTTTTACAAACATTGATGGGTGGTGGTGGTTCTTTTTCGACTGGAGGACCAGGAAAAGGAATGTATTCtcgattatttttaaatgttttaaataattacaaCTTTATAGAATCTTGTATGGCCTTTAGCACCCAACATTCAGATACTGGGCTTTTTggattatattttacagGAGATCCAGCAAATACTAaagatataattaatagtATGGCATTAGaatttcataaaatgaataaatgcACTGATGAAGAATTAAATCGAGctaaaaaaagtttaaaaaGCTTTATGTGGATGAGCTTAGAATATAAATCAATACTAATGGAAGATATAGCTAGACAAATGATGATTCTAAATAGGATACTATCCGGAAAACAATTATGTGATGCTATTGATGCTGTAACTAAAGAAGATATTAATAGAGTTGTTTcccaatttttaaaaaccaAACCTACTGTGGTTGTATATGGAAACATTAGCCACTCCCCACACTATGATgaaatatgcaaaatgCTCGGATAA
- a CDS encoding ABC transporter B family member 1, putative (term=annotation;date=20150205;qualifier=removed_product=multidrug resistance protein, putative;qualifier=added_product=multidrug resistance protein 1, putative;qualifier=added_product=abc transporter b family member 1, putative;qualifier=added_gene_synonym=abcb1;qualifier=added_literature=pmid:20541973;curatorName=ucb@sanger.ac.uk;~term=annotation;date=20180319;qualifier=added_GO:0016021;curatorName=ucb@sanger.ac.uk;~;query 1-51; ~;query 117-161; ~;query 208-271; ~;query 337-781; ~;query 847-896; ~;query 943-1017; ~;query 52-74; ~;query 94-116; ~;query 162-184; ~;query 188-207; ~;query 272-294; ~;query 314-336; ~;query 782-804; ~;query 824-846; ~;query 897-919; ~;query 923-942; ~;query 1018-1040; ~;query 75-93; ~;query 185-187; ~;query 295-313; ~;query 805-823; ~;query 920-922; ~;query 1041-1416; ~;query 1387-1387;GPI_cleavage_site_score=0.76;~tmhmm; query 1-1417; ~pfam_scan;Pfam:PF00005.23; E()=9.4E-19;score=68.2;query 1224-1337;description=ABC_tran;~pfam_scan;Pfam:PF00005.23; E()=2.0E-36;score=125.4;query 393-597;description=ABC_tran;~pfam_scan;Pfam:PF00005.23; E()=1.7E-10;score=41.4;query 1138-1202;description=ABC_tran;~pfam_scan;Pfam:PF00664.19; E()=1.0E-45;score=156.4;query 53-299;description=ABC_membrane;~pfam_scan;Pfam:PF00664.19; E()=6.2E-62;score=209.6;query 783-1066;description=ABC_membrane;~iprscan;InterPro:IPR003593 : AAA+ ATPase, core;SMART:SM00382; score=5.2E-16;query 402-645;description=AAA+ ATPase domain;~iprscan;InterPro:IPR003593 : AAA+ ATPase, core;SMART:SM00382; score=3.0E-17;query 1147-1385;description=AAA+ ATPase domain;~iprscan;InterPro:IPR011527 : ABC transporter, transmembrane region, type 1;Prosite:PS50929; score=29.141;query 783-1065;description=ABC transporter type 1, transmembrane domain;~iprscan;InterPro:IPR011527 : ABC transporter, transmembrane region, type 1;Pfam:PF00664; score=1.1E-45;query 53-299;description=ABC transporter type 1, transmembrane domain;~iprscan;InterPro:IPR011527 : ABC transporter, transmembrane region, type 1;Pfam:PF00664; score=6.4E-62;query 783-1066;description=ABC transporter type 1, transmembrane domain;~iprscan;InterPro:IPR011527 : ABC transporter, transmembrane region, type 1;Prosite:PS50929; score=30.508;query 54-341;description=ABC transporter type 1, transmembrane domain;~iprscan;InterPro:IPR003439 : ABC transporter related;Pfam:PF00005; score=1.7E-10;query 1138-1202;description=ABC transporter-like;~iprscan;InterPro:IPR003439 : ABC transporter related;Pfam:PF00005; score=9.6E-19;query 1224-1337;description=ABC transporter-like;~iprscan;InterPro:IPR003439 : ABC transporter related;Pfam:PF00005; score=2.1E-36;query 393-597;description=ABC transporter-like;~iprscan;InterPro:IPR003439 : ABC transporter related;Prosite:PS50893; score=20.588;query 1120-1409;description=ABC transporter-like;~iprscan;InterPro:IPR003439 : ABC transporter related;Prosite:PS50893; score=23.229;query 375-668;description=ABC transporter-like;~iprscan;InterPro:IPR017871 : ABC transporter, conserved site;Prosite:PS00211; score=1.0;query 1309-1323;description=ABC transporter, conserved site;~iprscan;InterPro:IPR017871 : ABC transporter, conserved site;Prosite:PS00211; score=1.0;query 569-583;description=ABC transporter, conserved site;~iprscan;InterPro:IPR036640 : ABC transporter type 1, transmembrane domain superfamily;Superfamily:SSF90123; score=4.19E-34;query 771-1321;description=ABC transporter type 1, transmembrane domain superfamily;~iprscan;InterPro:IPR036640 : ABC transporter type 1, transmembrane domain superfamily;Superfamily:SSF90123; score=2.09E-41;query 42-357;description=ABC transporter type 1, transmembrane domain superfamily;~iprscan;InterPro:IPR027417 : P-loop containing nucleoside triphosphate hydrolase;Superfamily:SSF52540; score=5.08E-56;query 1121-1386;description=P-loop containing nucleoside triphosphate hydrolase;~iprscan;InterPro:IPR027417 : P-loop containing nucleoside triphosphate hydrolase;Superfamily:SSF52540; score=6.17E-55;query 375-688;description=P-loop containing nucleoside triphosphate hydrolase): MADKRSNNNSIKDEVEKELNKQSTVDLFKKIKKQNIPLFLPFHSLPSKHKRLLAISFICATISGAALPIFISVFGLTMANMNMGESVNDIVLKLVIVGICQFVISSISCLCMGTVTTEIIRMLKLKYLKSVFHQDGEFHDNNPGSKLTSDLDFYLEQVNSGIGTKFTTIFTYSSSFLGLYFWSLYKNVRLTLCVTCVFPVIYIISTICNKRVRLNKKTSLLYNNNSMSIIEEALVGIKTVVSYCGESTILKKFKLSEQFYSKYMLKANFMESLHVGFINGFILASYAMGFWYGTRIMIHDIKNLSSPSDFNGGSVISILLGVLISMFMLTIILPNVTEYMKALEATNNIHEVINRKPAVDRNQNKGRKLDDIKKIEFKNVKFHYGTRKDVEIYKDLNFTLKEGNTYAFVGESGCGKSTILKLLERFYDPTEGDIVINGAHNLKDVDLKWWRSKIGVVSQDPLLFSNSIKNNIKYSLISPNTLEAMENGFTMNGSSDSSLNNNKNGKSTSILDEISKRNTTNDLLEVISSINSVEDSKVVDVSKKVLIHDFVAALPDKYDTLVGSSASKLSGGQKQRISIGRAVIRNPKILILDEATSYLDNKSEYLVQKTINNLKGNENRITIIIAHRLSTIRYANQIFVLSNRDQESTGIDEKKQGAINSNNGSVIVEQGTHDSLMKNKNGIYYSMIQNQKVSSSGNGENGDDNNSSVYKDSNPGDAKSVTDTNMDIGTNKNLNTKKEKEIADADKQTKPSIFKRMFGKKEKKPNNLNMVYKEIFSHRKEVAIILLSTIVAGGLYPLFAVLYAEYVVTLFDIPNLEYNSNKYSIFILFIALAMFISETLKNYYNNKIGEKVESKIKYLLFENIIHQEIAFFDKDAHAPGFLSSYINRDVHLLKTGLVNNIVIFTHFIILFIVSMILSFYFCPIIAAALTLTYTFIMRAVTARVRMEKSNKIEKIGDKKDGCLSYTTDDEIFKDPNFLIQEAFYNMQTIITYGLEDYYCKLIENAIDHYNKEQRKSIIVNSILWGFSQCTQLFINAFAYWLGSILIKHKIIVVDDFMKSLFTFIFTGSYGGKLMSFKGDSDNAKLTYEKYYPIMVRKSNIDVRDEGGIRIKNPHQIDGKVEVKDVNFRYLSRPNVPIYKDLSFSCDSKKTTAIVGETGCGKSTIMHLLMRFYDLKDDHVLLDNQHVEKDNKDKSNDIEMTNATSMNELNELHKKNATEEYTLYKNSGKILLDGVDICDYNLKDLRKLFAIVNQEPMLFNMSIYENIKFGKEDATLEDVKRACRLAAIDEFIESLPNKYDTNVGPYGKSLSGGQKQRVAIARALLREPKILLLDEATSALDSHSEKLIEKTIVDIKDRADKTIITIAHRIASIKRSNKIVVFNNNDKNGSFVQAQKTHDELIRDKDSVYTKYVKLTK, translated from the coding sequence atggCGGACAAAAGAAGTAATAACAATAGTATCAAAGATGAAGTTGAGAAAGAGTTAAATAAGCAATCCACCGTTGATCTGTTTaaaaagataaagaaacaaaatatCCCACTGTTTTTGCCATTTCATTCACTACCATCCAAACACAAGAGATTATTAGctatatcttttatatgTGCGACAATATCAGGAGCTGCGTTacccatttttatttcggTGTTTGGTCTTACTATGgcaaatatgaatatggGAGAGAGCGTAAATGACatagttttaaaattaGTAATAGTTGGTATATGCCAATTTGTGATATCATCGATTTCATGTTTATGCATGGGTACTGTTACTACAGAGATTATAAGAatgttaaaattaaaatatttaaaaagtgtTTTTCATCAAGATGGAGAATTTCATGATAATAACCCAGGTTCTAAATTAACATCCGATTTagatttttatttagaaCAAGTAAATTCAGGAATAGGAACAAAATTTACTacaatatttacatatagcAGTTCATTCTTAGGTTTGTATTTCTGGTcactatataaaaatgtaagatTAACATTATGTGTTACATGTGTTTTTCcagtaatatatataatcagTACGATATGTAATAAAAGAGTTcgattaaataaaaaaacatcattattatataataacaattcAATGTCTATAATTGAAGAAGCATTAGTTGGTATTAAAACTGTTGTAAGTTATTGTGGAGAAAGtacaatattaaaaaaatttaaattatcagAACAATTTTACAGTAAATACATGTTAAAGGCAAATTTTATGGAATCGCTACATGTTGGTTTTATTAATGGATTTATATTAGCTTCATATGCTATGGGATTTTGGTATGGTACTAGAATTATGATAcatgatattaaaaatctGAGTTCACCCAGCGATTTCAATGGAGGATCAGTtatatcaattttattagGAGTTCTTATAAGTATGTTTATGCTTACTATTATATTACCAAATGTTACTGAATATATGAAAGCGTTAGAGGCAACGAACAATATACATGAAGTTATTAACAGAAAACCAGCTGTTGACagaaatcaaaataaaggTAGAAAATTAgatgatattaaaaaaatagaatttaaaaatgtcaAATTTCATTATGGTACTAGAAAAGATGTTGAAATTTATAAGgatttaaattttacatTAAAAGAAGGAAATACTTATGCATTTGTTGGAGAATCTGGATGTGGTAAAtcaacaattttaaaattgctTGAGCGATTTTATGATCCAACAGAAGGAGATATTGTTATTAATGGTGCACACAATTTGAAAGACGTTGACTTAAAATGGTGGAGATCTAAAATTGGAGTAGTTAGTCAAGatcctttattatttagcAATTcgattaaaaataatattaaatatagttTAATAAGTCCAAATACTTTAGAAGCAATGGAAAATGGATTCACCATGAACGGAAGTAGCGATTcttcattaaataataacaaaaatggaAAGTCCACTAGTATTTTGGATGAAATATCTAAGAGAAATACAACTAATGATTTATTAGAAGTAATATCATCTATTAATTCAGTTGAAGATTCAAAAGTAGTTGATGTATCTAAGAAAGTGCTAATCCACGATTTTGTTGCAGCATTACCAGACAAATATGACACTTTAGTAGGTTCTAGCGCATCTAAGTTGTCAGGTGGACAAAAACAAAGAATATCGATAGGTAGAGCTGTTATTAGAAACCCTAAGATTTTAATACTTGATGAAGCTACATCATATCTTGATAATAAATCAGAATATTTAGTTCAGAAAACAattaacaatttaaaaGGAAATGAAAATCGTATCACCATTATTATTGCTCATAGATTGAGTACTATTCGATATGCTAACCAAATTTTTGTCTTATCAAATAGAGATCAAGAATCAACAGGaattgatgaaaaaaaacaaggtGCTATAAATAGCAATAACGGAAGTGTAATAGTTGAACAAGGTACTCATGATAGtttgatgaaaaataaaaatggtattTACTATTCTATGATTCAAAACCAGAAAGTATCCTCAAGTGGAAATGGTGAAAATGGTGATGACAATAATAGTAGCGTATATAAAGATTCTAATCCAGGTGATGCTAAATCTGTTACTGATACAAATATGGACATTggtacaaataaaaatcttaatactaaaaaagaaaaagagaTTGCTGATGCTGATAAACAAACTAAACCATCAATCTTTAAAAGAATGTTTGGAAAGAAAGAGAAGAAACCTAACAATTTGAATATGGtgtataaagaaatattttctcACAGAAAAGAGGTTGCTATTATACTTTTAAGTACTATAGTAGCAGGTGGTTTATATCCATTGTTTGCTGTATTATATGCAGAATACGTTGTGACATTATTTGATATCCCGAACTTAGaatataattcaaataaatattctatattcatattgttTATTGCTTTAGCTATGTTTATTTCtgaaacattaaaaaattattacaataataaaattggaGAAAAGGTTGAAagcaaaattaaatatttattattcgaGAATATAATACACCAAGAAATTGCCTTTTTTGATAAAGATGCACATGCCCCTggatttttatcatcatatATTAACAGAGATgtacatttattaaaaactggtttagtaaataatattgtaatatttacgcattttattattttgtttattgtTAGTATGATTTtgtcattttatttttgccCAATAATAGCAGCAGCTTTAACATTAACATATACCTTTATAATGCGAGCTGTTACTGCAAGAGTACGAATGGAAAAATCGAATAAAATAGAGAAAATCGGAGATAAAAAAGATGGATGCCTTTCATATACTACTGATGAcgaaatatttaaagatcctaactttttaattcaaGAAGCATTTTATAACATGCAGAcaattattacatatgGATTAGAAGATTATTATTGTAAACTGATAGAAAATGCAATAGATCATTACAATAAAGAGCAAAGAAAATCAATTATAGTAAATTCAATATTATGGGGATTTAGTCAATGTAcacaattatttattaatgcaTTTGCTTATTGGTTAGGTTCcattttgataaaacaCAAAATTATAGTTGTTGATGATTTTATGAAAtctttatttacatttatatttactgGTAGTTATGGTGGTAAGTTAATGTCCTTCAAAGGAGACTCAGATAATGCTAAATTAACATATGAGAAATATTATCCTATAATGGTTAGAAAATCAAATATCGATGTAAGAGATGAAGGTGGTATAAGAATAAAGAATCCACATCAAATAGACGGAAAAGTAGAAGTGAAGGATGTTAACTTTAGATATTTATCTCGACCAAATGTaccaatatataaagatttATCATTTAGTTGTGATAGCAAAAAAACTACTGCTATAGTTGGAGAAACTGGATGTGGTAAATCCACAATTATGCATTTATTGATGCGATTTTATGATTTGAAAGATGACCACGTTTTATTAGATAATCAACATGTTGAAAAAGACAATAAAGATAAATCAAATGATATAGAAATGACTAATGCAACCTCTATGAACGAATTGAATGAATTGCATAAGAAAAACGCAACTGAAGAATATACTCTTTACAAAAATAGTGGTAAAATTTTACTTGATGGTGTAGACATTTGCGATTATAACTTAAAAGATctaagaaaattatttgcgATAGTTAACCAAGAACCAATGTTGTTTAATATGtctatttatgaaaatataaaattcgGTAAAGAAGATGCAACATTAGAAGATGTAAAAAGGGCTTGTAGATTGGCTGCTATTGACGAATTTATTGAATCATtaccaaataaatatgatactAATGTAGGACCTTATGGAAAAAGCTTATCAGGTGGTCAAAAACAACGTGTTGCTATTGCTAGAGCCCTATTAAGAGAACCTAAAATATTGTTGTTAGACGAAGCTACATCAGCTCTTGATTCACACTCAGAAAAATTAATCGAAAAAACTATTGTTGATATTAAAGATAGAGCTGACAAAACCATCATTACTATTGCTCACAGAATTGCATCTATCAAAagatcaaataaaattgtagtTTTTAACaacaatgataaaaatggatcTTTTGTTCAAGCCCAAAAAACACACGACGAATTGATTCGTGATAAAGATAGtgtttatacaaaatatgtcAAATTAACTAAATAA